DNA sequence from the candidate division KSB1 bacterium genome:
CCTGGCCTTCCATCGCAGCCACGGTGCTGTGGCGTCGCTGGCCGTGCAGGACCGTCCCACTTCACGAGCCTTGGTCGTCGACTCCTCTGGGAGGCTATGCGGCAGAAAGGGCTACCCCCTGGCGAGAGAACCGGAAGGCCCGGTGAGATGGGTCGGCTATAACGGTGTTCAGGTGATATCCCCGGCCCTGCTCTGCCTCCTTTCCGAGAGACCCCCGTTCTCCATCATCGACGCGGAAGTGCGCCTTTGCCCCGAGCATCCGATTCTGGCCTACGATCTTGGCAGCACGCCATGGTGGGACCTCGGCACGAAACAGGCTCTGCTAGCAGCTGAACAGGCCGTTCTGGAAGGGAAACTGTGCCGATGGTGGTCTTAGCGGGCACTTCGGGCTTGAAGCGGTGCTCTTCCGAGGCCTGGAACGAAAAACGGCCTCGGCAATGCCGAGGCCGCGACCGGCGTTGAAGACAACTCACGCGACTCGCACGTTGGCGGCTTGTGGTCCCTTCGGTCCCTCCTCGATCTCGAAAGTAACCTCCTGGTCTTTCTCCAGGGCCCTGAACCCTTCGCCCACGATGGCCTTGTAGTGCACGAAGACGTCTCCACCCCCTTCGCGGGTGATAAAGCCGTAGCCCTTGGTCTTGCTAAACCACTTCACTTTGCCCTTTTCCATACGGTGCTCACTCCTGTGAAATGTCCGCTTCAGCAAGTTCTTGAACAGCAAGAGCGTCTTCTCCTCTTCAGGCTATGTAAGTGAGCGCGTCCTTACCGTGACTACCCCAGTTCGCGCATGCACGGGGTCAGTCAGTTCTTGCTCAAGACCCAATCGACGAGTCGTTCAAAACCTTGCACCGCCTTCCCCAGCCACTCAGACTGCTTGGGCGTGGCTTCCACCAGGCGCTCATCCACCGTGACGTTTGGGTCGCGAATGTCGCCGATGACCTCTACCGTCACCGGCACAACCCCCTGGGTGACCATGCCAAGCCGATGTGCTGCGCCGTAGGAGACGTCGATGAGGCGGCCGTTAACCCATGGGCCACGATCCTTGATGACCACCCGCACGCTTCGGCCGTTGTTCAAGTTGGTCACCCGCACGACGGTGCCCATGCGAAGATGGCGATGCGCCGCCGTCATCTCCAGCGGCTCGTAGGGCTCGCCGTTACTCATTCGCTTGCCCTCGAATTCCTTCCCCACCCATGAACAGAGTCCCTCCTGAACCCTACTTCTGCTCGGACTGGGGCCAAAAAGGCTCCCGCGGTACGGTCGCTCGCCGCTGTTGGCTTGGGGCCAATATGTTCTCGGGGCCGGTGTGCATGACCAGATGAGCACCGCCAGCACTACACCTGCCCCCACGACGAGGTCACGTGTGGCTCTCTGCACCCTCTCTTGCGCTCTCATGACGGGATCTACCCCTCCCATTTCCCAGCGAGGACTGACGTCCTCTCCACCACCAGCCGATCCCCGTTCGCCTCACCTCTCCAGTGCAACGCCAAGTGCGCACCAAATGGCGTGCTTTGACCCGGACCTCAGCTCTCTATCCAGGCTCGCAGCACCATCCACCTCGTCCCTGTCCAGCTGCCCTTCGTGGGCCCCACTGGTCTTCCCCGCCGTTTGCGCGAAATATAACGAATTCCAGGCAAAATGTCAAGCAAAATATCAACATATTGCGAAGTTCATGGCGATGGGCACGACATGTTGAAGGGCAGGAGCCTCCTCGCGGTTGGGAAAGCCGTCGCGAGGAGGGCGAGTTCCTTCCTGTGGGACTGGATTGTCAGGCAAGGAGAGGGGAAAGCGGCTATCCCTGTCGCAGGATGCGGGAGACCAAAGGACGCGTCGAGGCAGTGACCAGCCAGGCGCAGAGCACACCAAGGAGGGCACCGCCGAGCACATCCGACGGATAGTGGACGCCCGCGTAAGTGCGCGAATACGCGACCATGGTGGCTATCGTGAAGAAGATGGGCCAGAGCGCAGGATAGAAGCGCGAGAGGAGTGAGGCTGCACCAAAAAGGTTGGTGGCGTGTGAGGAAGGGAAAGAAAAGGCGCCAGAGCAACCAACCAGGAGCCGTACCCCCGGAAGCGCGCTGCACGGCCGCGCTCGCTCAACAAGCGGTTTGATTAGACTGCTACTCGTCTGGTCAGTGAGGGTGATCGTGACGATGAGCAAGAGGGCGCAAATTCTGCCCTTCTTGCCGCCAAGAATGAGGAGTGCAAGCAACCCCAGGGCAATGACCAGTCGCCAGTTGTCGATGTCAGTGAGGAAGGGCATGATGACATCGAACTGGGGACTTGCGAGTCGCACGTTGACCAGGTAAAAGATGGCGACGTCGAGCCGCAGGGCCCAGTGGGGCATAGCCGGTCAGTCCTTCTGGCCGAGGGTCTCGGTGACGAGTTTCAGCGCGCAGTACTCGCCACACATCGTGCAGACGTCATTCTGCTCAGGTGGGCATTCTTCGCGTGCACGCCGTGCGGTCTCAGGGTCAATGGCGAGTGCGATTTGCCGCTCCCAGTCTAAAGCCTTGCGCGCCCGCGCCATTGCCTTATCCCACTCGGCGGCACCGGGAATCCCTTTGGCAATGTCCGCCACATGGGCGGCGATGCGCGTCACGATGACCCCCTCCCGCACGTCCTGTACAGTGGG
Encoded proteins:
- a CDS encoding nucleotidyltransferase family protein, which produces MKAMILAAGLGTRLRPLTEHRPKALVELCGTPLLEIVIRRLIQAGVDQVIINVHHLADMIVDYVRTHRGFGIRIEFSYEPVILGTGGGLQKAAWFLAGEEPFFLHNVDILFEMDLSDLLAFHRSHGAVASLAVQDRPTSRALVVDSSGRLCGRKGYPLAREPEGPVRWVGYNGVQVISPALLCLLSERPPFSIIDAEVRLCPEHPILAYDLGSTPWWDLGTKQALLAAEQAVLEGKLCRWWS
- a CDS encoding cold-shock protein gives rise to the protein MEKGKVKWFSKTKGYGFITREGGGDVFVHYKAIVGEGFRALEKDQEVTFEIEEGPKGPQAANVRVA
- a CDS encoding septal ring lytic transglycosylase RlpA family protein, with the protein product MRAQERVQRATRDLVVGAGVVLAVLIWSCTPAPRTYWPQANSGERPYRGSLFGPSPSRSRVQEGLCSWVGKEFEGKRMSNGEPYEPLEMTAAHRHLRMGTVVRVTNLNNGRSVRVVIKDRGPWVNGRLIDVSYGAAHRLGMVTQGVVPVTVEVIGDIRDPNVTVDERLVEATPKQSEWLGKAVQGFERLVDWVLSKN
- a CDS encoding phosphatase PAP2 family protein; translated protein: MPHWALRLDVAIFYLVNVRLASPQFDVIMPFLTDIDNWRLVIALGLLALLILGGKKGRICALLLIVTITLTDQTSSSLIKPLVERARPCSALPGVRLLVGCSGAFSFPSSHATNLFGAASLLSRFYPALWPIFFTIATMVAYSRTYAGVHYPSDVLGGALLGVLCAWLVTASTRPLVSRILRQG